A single window of Halodesulfovibrio marinisediminis DSM 17456 DNA harbors:
- a CDS encoding outer membrane homotrimeric porin: MEKHILPSIIIVGIIINLLAGMFSSCRAVEIRPSGTLQVFTQWSTGSTLGFTSPYAEKEINYDFRGAQYSRFQFDINPDEVVSATALFEVDTYWGRNDDNGYGEFAGGQIGTDGVNVQTTFAFLRVRPERIPVQAKAGLTSVHLPNQIGGSILLDDNIAAVALEYEFTEGINSSLIWGRPYDNADRSFSNQTMDIFAATFTYAQRDNIITPYIAYTQFGKDVAGDPLGSAWVDGGNIGLWNGFSDFSGNPWAFWTGFSGRYHGPYNLVAKTDLIWGTLHGGSDAASRQGAVLLGELDWVLDFMTIGILGWWATGDDDNAYNDGAGRMPFITNQWGLTDFGYYECAITTESSLLIQDATGRWTLGLVIDDLVFTDDLSTSCTFLYMRGTNSTDAVKNNRFSQELLEGGYRNNWGTYLTNKDWLIEIDSETTLKIYENLNLILRLGYIHIDVDPQVWGTSDTRDAYRAVLLWDYQF, from the coding sequence ATGGAAAAACACATTCTCCCTTCTATCATTATAGTTGGTATCATTATCAACCTGCTTGCTGGCATGTTTTCCTCATGCCGCGCGGTAGAAATACGCCCTTCTGGAACATTACAAGTGTTTACCCAGTGGTCAACAGGTTCCACACTGGGCTTCACTTCCCCATATGCAGAAAAAGAAATCAATTACGACTTTCGGGGAGCACAATATTCCCGTTTTCAATTCGACATAAACCCAGATGAAGTAGTCTCCGCAACAGCACTGTTTGAAGTCGACACCTACTGGGGAAGAAATGATGATAACGGGTATGGTGAATTTGCAGGCGGTCAAATTGGTACAGATGGTGTTAATGTACAAACTACGTTTGCTTTTCTTCGTGTCCGACCTGAACGCATCCCTGTACAAGCCAAAGCCGGCCTTACTTCCGTGCATCTTCCTAATCAAATAGGTGGTTCAATACTCCTTGATGACAACATCGCTGCAGTTGCACTTGAATATGAATTTACAGAAGGAATCAACAGTTCCCTTATCTGGGGCAGACCGTATGATAATGCCGACAGATCCTTTTCTAATCAGACCATGGATATTTTTGCAGCTACCTTCACCTATGCGCAGCGTGACAATATTATTACCCCATACATAGCCTATACTCAGTTTGGGAAAGATGTTGCGGGTGATCCGCTTGGTTCTGCTTGGGTGGATGGTGGCAACATTGGACTATGGAATGGATTCTCTGACTTCTCCGGTAATCCATGGGCGTTTTGGACCGGCTTTTCCGGTCGTTATCACGGTCCATATAACCTTGTTGCAAAAACAGACCTTATATGGGGAACCCTGCATGGCGGCAGCGATGCCGCAAGCAGACAGGGCGCTGTGCTACTGGGAGAACTGGACTGGGTGCTGGATTTTATGACCATCGGTATTCTGGGATGGTGGGCAACTGGCGATGACGATAATGCGTATAATGACGGCGCAGGTAGGATGCCTTTTATCACCAACCAATGGGGACTCACAGATTTCGGCTACTACGAATGTGCAATAACAACAGAATCGTCCTTGCTCATACAGGATGCTACAGGCCGCTGGACATTAGGGTTGGTCATTGATGATCTTGTATTTACTGATGACTTATCCACTTCATGCACATTCCTGTATATGCGCGGCACCAACAGCACGGATGCAGTAAAAAACAATAGATTTTCTCAAGAATTACTTGAAGGCGGCTATAGAAACAACTGGGGAACTTACCTGACGAACAAAGACTGGCTTATCGAAATCGATTCAGAAACCACATTAAAAATTTACGAAAATTTAAATCTCATTTTACGACTCGGATACATCCATATCGATGTTGATCCGCAAGTATGGGGAACGTCTGACACCCGTGATGCGTACCGTGCTGTACTTCTTTGGGATTATCAATTTTAA
- the hisD gene encoding histidinol dehydrogenase, with protein MPCRMISYQSKEDWKGIRELLAGRDNPDNSVEPVVREILHHVHTEGDKALVHYTQKFDCPSFTKDMVRVSEETLAKAAQDIPAEDFEIIKEAAHNIRTFHENQKEKSWFTTSEDGTILGQVVRPVDRAGLYVPGGKGGDTPLISSMLMNVIPAQVAGVEEICVVSPPREDGVPNQYILAAAHHLGIKNVFACGSAWAIAALAYGTETIPAVDVIAGPGNIFVTTAKRLFIGTVGIDMVAGPSEILILADKTGNPVQIAADMLSQAEHDPLASAILVTDDEQLAAAVRDELGTQTGSLPRNEIAATALKDWSAIVVTPDMATAVELSNTVAPEHLEIIVEDPWALLPTIRNAGAIFMGANSPEPVGDYFAGPNHVLPTNGTARFSSALSVETFTKKSSIIAASASFTQKNAPKIARLARLEGLEAHARSAETRLNK; from the coding sequence ATGCCCTGTCGTATGATCAGCTACCAATCCAAAGAGGATTGGAAGGGAATCAGGGAACTTCTCGCTGGACGGGATAACCCTGACAATTCTGTTGAACCTGTGGTGCGTGAGATTCTGCATCATGTACATACAGAAGGGGATAAGGCTCTTGTTCATTACACGCAAAAGTTTGACTGCCCTTCGTTTACGAAAGATATGGTGCGAGTGTCTGAAGAAACCTTAGCAAAGGCTGCTCAAGACATTCCTGCAGAAGACTTTGAAATCATCAAAGAGGCTGCACACAATATCCGCACGTTCCACGAAAACCAGAAAGAGAAATCCTGGTTTACCACAAGCGAAGACGGAACCATTTTGGGACAGGTTGTTCGCCCTGTTGACCGCGCCGGACTCTATGTGCCGGGTGGCAAAGGTGGCGACACCCCGCTTATCTCCAGTATGCTTATGAACGTTATTCCCGCACAGGTTGCAGGCGTAGAAGAAATCTGCGTTGTGTCTCCTCCAAGGGAAGATGGCGTTCCCAACCAGTATATCCTTGCCGCTGCACATCATCTCGGTATTAAAAATGTGTTTGCCTGTGGCAGTGCATGGGCGATTGCAGCCCTTGCATACGGCACAGAAACCATTCCGGCTGTAGATGTTATCGCAGGCCCTGGAAATATCTTTGTGACCACCGCTAAACGTCTGTTTATCGGTACGGTAGGCATCGACATGGTTGCTGGTCCTAGCGAGATTCTTATTCTTGCAGACAAAACAGGTAACCCTGTGCAGATTGCCGCAGATATGCTCTCTCAAGCAGAGCACGATCCGCTTGCCTCTGCCATCCTTGTTACAGACGACGAGCAGCTTGCAGCCGCTGTCCGTGACGAGCTTGGCACACAAACTGGTTCGCTTCCACGCAATGAAATTGCCGCAACAGCCCTTAAAGACTGGAGTGCAATCGTAGTTACTCCAGACATGGCTACTGCAGTGGAGCTTTCCAACACCGTTGCACCTGAGCATCTGGAAATTATTGTTGAAGACCCTTGGGCGTTGTTACCAACTATCCGTAATGCCGGCGCTATCTTTATGGGCGCTAACTCACCGGAACCTGTCGGCGACTACTTTGCAGGCCCGAACCACGTACTGCCGACTAACGGCACAGCACGTTTTTCATCGGCACTGTCCGTTGAAACCTTCACAAAAAAATCCAGCATAATTGCTGCGTCAGCTTCCTTCACGCAAAAAAATGCGCCAAAAATTGCGCGCCTTGCACGTCTTGAAGGTTTGGAAGCACACGCCCGTTCCGCAGAAACCCGCTTAAATAAATAG